CACAGTGACACTCCAGGCCTCGCCCAAACGGTCTCAACCAGTCCTGAGTCAGtgtcacctgtcaatcatgacgtttttatatcatcaaataactgacaatcagaaacatgaacaaacatcagtgatgacaacgacctcacatgacatggagggggcggggcttatgacctgtactgcagccagacaccagggggcctcgaccccccccccacacacacgcagtaaCAACACGCTACATCAGCTCAGTCAGTGTAAACATTACCATGTATGGAGATTTGGTGGCAGAGCGGTGGAGTCAGTgtggagccacacacacacacacacacacgcacactggaTCTAGAGATGTTTTCATCAGGTCGTAGatttatacagtaaaaaaaatatgaataatatgaaCAACAACCGCAGCTATGAGGCTTCTAGTTCTAACAAGTTGTTTCATGAATAGGAAGTGAAAAATGAGGCTCAGTCAGTGGAGACacgtcgccccctgctggttcaTCAGTGTGTTTAGTGAAGAAGCTCATCTACaaccacatcacatcacactgaCTCATGTATATACACTACACTCACATGAAGCTCATATAAACAGATGTTCTTAAACACACCATGGTGTCAGTTGACAGGGTCAGTAAATGCCTCGTACCTTCACTCGGACTGATCCAACCCGGTGAGGACGTCTGACCCCTCCAGGCCTCGGTACTCTGGCTGCAGGTCGTGGGATGTGTAGTCCAATCGTCTCTCACCTCTCCAacgctctgctcctcctcctcctcctcctcctcctgcctcccccAGGAGCCCTGAGGGCACacagcaggtcaaaggtcagtgtgtgtgtgtgagtgtctgagagtgagtgcgtgagtgagtgtgtgtgggagtgtgagtgagtgcgtgtgtgtgggagtgtgagtgagtgcgtgtgtgtgggagtgtgagtgagtgcgtgtgtatgtgagtgagtgagtgagtgagtgtgtgtgtgtgtgtgtgtgagagtgagtgtgtgtgtgtgtgtgtgcgtgtgtgagtaagtgtgtgtgtgcgagagagagtgagtgtgtgagagagagagtgtgtgtgagagagagagagtgagtgtgatagtgagtgagtgcgtgtatgtgtgagagagagagtgagtgagtgagtgagtgtgatagtgagagagtgagtgtgtgtgtgagagagagagagtgagtgtgatagtgagtgagtgcgtgtatgtgtgagagagagagtgagtgagtgagtgtgatagtgagagagtgagtgtgtgtgtgcgagagagagtgagtgtgtgagagagtgagtgtgtgtgtgcgagagagagtgagtgagtgagtgtgtgtgtgtgagagtgagtgtgtgtgtgtgcgtgagtgagtaagtgtgtgtgtgtgagagagtgagtgtgtgagagagagagtgagtgagtgagtgagtgagtgtgttagtgagtgagtgagtgtgtgtgtgtgtgtgacagagagagtgagtgagtgagtgagtgagtgagtgagtgagtgtgttagtgagtgagtgagtgtgtgtgtgtgtgtgtgtgtgacagagagagtgagtgtgtgagagagtgagtgagtgtgtgagagagagagtgagtgtgtgagtgagtgagtgtgtgagagagtgtgagtgagtgtgtgtgtgagagtgagtgtgtgtgtgagtgtgtgtgagagtgagtgtgtgagagtgagtgtgtgtgagagtgagtgtgtgtgtgagtgtgtgtgagagtgagtgtgtgagtgtgtgtgagagtgagtgagtgagtgtgtgagagtgagtgtgtgtgtgtgtgtgtgtgtgtgagtgagtgagagtgtgagtgagtgagtgtatgcgagagtgtgtgtgtattggtgtaCCTCTGGTTGgggtctctctccctgctccatCTTGTTCAGTAGCGTCTGCAGGATAttgcgacctctgacctgtccTTCACTGGGGGGGTCATAGTCCTGGaggacacacgcgcacacacacacacgcgcgcacacacacacaaacacactgttagTGCTGATCAGTTCTATATTACaagtgttatattatattatattattataaataaagtgAAACATATTGAGTTTTTGTCACCATgtcctgaagctcctgaagagacgaggacagaacGGAGACCAGGTCGTCctctgagagacagacaagcagagagacagacagacagagacacacagagagagagagacagacagacagacagagaaacagacagagagacaaacagagagagatacacagagagacagacagacagagacacacagagagagagagagagagacagacagacagagagagagacagacagacagagagagagagagagagacagagagagagagagagacagacagacagagagagacagacagacagagagacagagagacagagagacagagaggtcagaaaaattaaactttatttcaTGTTGCTGCTCAGCAGGAAGTTCCTGGtacagatgatgaagatgaaggtgaagataCCTGTCATAGTCGCCTGCTGGTTGACTCTGATGAGCATTTCTCCTTCTGAGACGTGTTTCAGTACAGcatcatcactgctgctggagggggaggagtcaggctcagggggaggagggggagacaggggaggcacagaggggagggagagaggagggggagggaccggggaggagagaggaggatccTGCTCTGCTACTGTCATCACCCTGTCATTCATCATTAACAGACAAACATGGGTAAACAGaccaggaagtaaacaggaagtaaacaggaagtaaagcCACACGTACAGCGGCTGTCGATGGTGTGgatcctcgtcttcctctggtCTCTCCTCGTCTAATGGCAGCTCAACATCTCCCCAGGTCAGAGGGGACGGGGCTTGGTGAAGGGCAGGTGGACTTTGTGTCGGCGGGGCGGGGTCTAGACTTGGTGTGGGCGTGGTCACCAGCTCTAAGGTCATAGAGGAAAATTATTTGATCTGAGAGTAATAAACAGACACAGCTGCTTCTactaataatgaaaaaatactgCCAATAATAGCTGCAATGCCGCTACtgctaatactaatactaatgcTAGAGCTACCCTGCTATCATGACTGCTACTTCTGCCACCTCTATTACAGCTTTTTCTGTAAACTGTTTCTTTACTGAAACTGTTGCTAAAATAACCACGTAATTTGTACCACTGCTAATGATGCTAAAGTTAATGTTCTACTGCTGCATACGTTATTTCTGCTGATGTTATTAATGCTGCGACTAATGGTAGCAAGGCTACAACAACAGCGAATGCTAACAGAAGTAGCAGTGCTGCCACTGCAAATGCTACTACTTATCCTAATGCTAGTATTGTATAAACTATGAGTCTACTGTCGCTAATGCTTCTCACACGTCTGCAGCTAAATTTACAACAGTTAGTAATGCTCATGCTACTATTAAATACTACTGCAAACAATGCAGCCGTTTCTAACCCgcagctctgattggctgaggacACTCCTCATTCAGCAGGCTTGTTGGTTCAGAGGGAGGGGGCGtggttgggggcgtggtctgcGCGATGGACCCGGTCAGGCTGGGCGGGGGGGTCGGTATCGGTGTGGGAACCAGAGGAAGCGGATCGTCCTGGAACAGATGCAGCATCAGTTTAGGATCAATAATCCGTATTAATCTGTGACCTCTGGTCTTCTAcctcctgattggctgctggtTCGGATGGTTCCAGTCCTGGTTCTGGTTGTTGTTCTGGTGCGTCCCTCTGTCCAAGCATCGAAGCCACAATGTCTGTCAGAACCTCGTTGACCAGCTGCCTGATCAGAGCCAAGTCCACACACTTGTTGGAGTCTATGAACTGTTGCAGAGCTCCGCCTCCTGCCGCCGCCACTGAGCATCACAAAcaagacagagagtgagaatCAGGAAACGGaaacggaaacacacacacacacacacacacacacacttctgtctgcCTCCCCTCACCAATGTCTGAGGTGACGCTCTGCTCCTCGgactctgattggtcagtggaGACGTCTTGGGTGGGGtcacagggagggggggggtacATCTCTAAGATCATCCTGGACATCACCTGCTGCTCCACCCTGAACAGAAGAACAACCTGGACATAGAACCAAACCACATGCTGCCGGTCCAGTCCGACTCAGACCACCTCACCATTCCACCAGCCGGGACTCCAAAGGGTCTCTCCGCTGCCCCGTGTCCGGGACGGAGGCCTTGTCCTGGGCCAGGAGGGCAGAGTAGGCCTGGGGGGGGAAGACCGGACCCTGGTACTGGAACGCAGGAGGAGACGGACATCCGTCCAACTCCACGGCCTCCTCACCCAACACACTCAGCTCCtcctgaggggggaggggaacTGGGTCAGATTAATGGTCTCAGAGGTTCACATTTCTATCACATAAAATAATAAGATAAAGGTTTTTTGATATCTTTACTTCTGATCAGGTATAATTATTAAATCTTCTTCTTACAGCGGGGAGACAACAAAACACTGTAGATAAccaatcatcattatcatctccACGTGAAGAATAATCAGCTgattacaaacacaaaacaaacggacacagacagagacagacagacaggcaggcagacagacagacagatccaTCCTTCCACCACGTTTAGTGGAGATCTGTTCAGGGTTTCTTTCCTCTGAGTGtccagcaggtggagctgtgGGACTATGGCTGACTCATACTGAGCcaagagaaggaggatgaaacTCACCTGGACAACATCAgccacagacaggaagtcagttCCAGGGAGGgcgttctcctcttcctccccttcattGCTCTTCATCTCGATGACAATGTGTGatggaggacaaggaggaggtgCCTCAACTGAGTCCTgctgcccctccctctgttgacacaacaacacctgtcactgacctctgacctcaccttCGCCACATGGCGTGCTCATGTTAGAGTTCCTCTGTTCTCACCTGCGACGATCGATCATCTGATCCGTCGACCTCAGCAGCTGCAGTAAACACGTAGGGAGGCGTGGGtggtgatgtcacttcctgccgAGGCTCAGCGAGGAGCCTGGAGGAAGAGTACACCATACGACGACCTGAGGGAGGTCAGTCGTCAACTTTAGTCACTTTTTtctacagattttatttatattcagatattcatatttcttgtgtaaaaatgtccagatattattttaatatttccaaataaagacagaaaaaagtttAGTTCAATAAATGTCTGTCACGCCGGACAGATTTCTGGGTAATGTAGTCCTCAGTGTTCaaaacagtttgtctgttttattccTGTTTCATATTCACtccaaacataaaacataaatcagaaCTGTGAACTGACCCAGTAGGATCGCAATGGGAACAGGGTAAGTGACAGCAGGGGTCACTGTGAGGTCACCGGGGTCTCCTGACATCATGCGGGAGGAGCTGAAGATGAGGGGACGCTGGGGTCGTCCAGGTGATGGACTGAGGGGCGGAGTCAAACTGGTCTGAGTCTTACAAGACTTCACCTTCACACCTGATAAGAAAAACTCTTTATTGGTCAACACTTGATGTGACACTTGAGGAAACAGCTGGAATCAGTCACGTCACTtatcaataaaaatatctttcaaTATAATATCTAACGACCTCTGATGCTCTCCACCaggcgggggcggggcctccTGCTGAGCGGTGCCGCTGGTGAGCGGAGGCGAAGGTACGGACTCTTCTTCAGGGTCCGTCTCAGGCCTTCGTACGGAGCTCTGCCGTAAAGATGCATCTGGTACGACTCCCCcatctgttcactgtctgtcagCACACCTGGGACTCTGCCAGGCTCCGCCCCTTGCACCTGCAAACACACCATCATCAATAAACCACCGATCACCTGCGTATTACtgatcaaatcaatcaatcagaggCCACTCTGACCGCTCGTTGTTCAGCTCTCTGTCCTCGACCTCCTCTCCCTGCCGTCATcttacttcctgtctctctgaGCATTTTCACTGGCCTCCCTGTCCCTGAGGGGGCAGAGCTACCGGCAGGTGCCTCTGAGGACGTTTCAGcctgaggaagagaagaagaagaaatttaaaaaatatatttaaaaatttaaaccaCATGAAACTAAATTTActagacgatcactgactgtatataaagactttcagtgactgtatataaagactttcagtgactgtatataaagacgatcactgactgtctATAAAGActttcagtgactgtatataaagacgatcagcgactgtatataaagacgatcactgactgtctataaagacgataactgactgtatataaagacgatcactgactgtatataaagactttcagtgactgtatataaagactttcagtgactgtatataaagacgatcactgactgtctataaagacgatcactgactgtatataagatgGACAACacgcctccacttcctcctgtaaTGTCATGATCTAGggtataaacatatatatacacatgtttGTTTAAACACTTTAAGACCAGTGAAGTCACCTGGACGTCTTTGGATAAAGTGCTGATCCAGGCGTCCACGGTCTTCTTGATCCGAACTGCCTCAGTCCAGTctctgcagaggtcagaggtcgatcagtgagtgtatataaagacaatcagtgactgtctagaaagacgatcactgactgtatataagatgGACAACaagtctccacttcctcctgtaaTGTCATGATCTACGGTATAAACATTTatacaaatgtttgtttaaacaCTTTAAGAGCAGTGAAGTCACCTGGACGTCTTTGGATAAAGTGCAGACATAACCTTTACATTAGCTACCTGTTAGCAGACATAATCTTCACATTAGCTACCTGTTAGCAGAAATAACCTTCACATTAGCCACCTGTTAGCAGACATAACCTTTACATTAGCTACCTGTTAGCAGACATAACCTTTACATTAGCAACCTGTTAGCAGACATAACCTTTACATTAGCCACCTGTTAGCAGACATAACCCTTTCATTAGCTACCTGTTAGCAGACATAACCTTCACATTAGCCACCTGTTAGCAGACATAACCTTTACATTAGCTACCTGTTAGCAGACATAATCTTTACATTAGCAACCTGTTAGCAGACATAACCTTTACATTAGCCACCTGTTAGCAGACATAACCCTTTCATTAGCTACCTGTTAGCAGACATAACCTTTACATTAGCCACCTGTTAGCAGACATAACCTTTACATTAGCTACCCGTTAGCAGCCAGTGCATCCAGTTGGCAGTGTAGGACTTCTCCGGTCTTGACTCTGAGCTGAGCCTCCAGGTTCTC
The Scophthalmus maximus strain ysfricsl-2021 chromosome 15, ASM2237912v1, whole genome shotgun sequence DNA segment above includes these coding regions:
- the kiaa0586 gene encoding protein TALPID3 isoform X5; its protein translation is MFRQSAHCSPSPRDPDRSSCSSDTGDVLIRSTRILLLDPDCRPGAGPGPVQITVQEQRPQPGQNPDTGAPPRAATDDQPDRRTGRTNESREASGSHPTAETSPDRKLYDRPPGHDLLTSRFSAGGRGIVLAALKQRCHSAPCRREVRVRLLDSGPLQTGYLGAPGPGSSFQHAAGVEGVQMEAGLSFGCLGDATYATAAAIAAAAPLIKAQSDVEAQVCRLADGVQKLLQADREGGERGRSLSQQTLQQLETLHGRQLQLQSQLLESALKIVTGHAPATSTASDLTTSDQPARLQVTDLDTAAHALGNQQPSSSATRAAAALATSPVSIATPSRDRPEQTRSDFCHQAAPSVTTATQPPDERHMPPSANHGQVVARKASEVLKEMERLKTEMKTLLTQPEDSLKTTRPPPDHHQSQDLRQNQQNQSRSQHSKSHQIQVQLPRSDQTQTQPNYFQYQQNQSRKTLSHQSLSQQTQQNQNQLQSKSVSVQRGPAVPSILEEAGQVLRRVRRQKKVLEENLEAQLRVKTGEVLHCQLDALAANGDWTEAVRIKKTVDAWISTLSKDVQAETSSEAPAGSSAPSGTGRPVKMLRETGSKMTAGRGGRGQRAEQRAVQGAEPGRVPGVLTDSEQMGESYQMHLYGRAPYEGLRRTLKKSPYLRLRSPAAPLSRRPRPRLVESIRGVKVKSCKTQTSLTPPLSPSPGRPQRPLIFSSSRMMSGDPGDLTVTPAVTYPVPIAILLGRRMVYSSSRLLAEPRQEVTSPPTPPYVFTAAAEVDGSDDRSSQREGQQDSVEAPPPCPPSHIVIEMKSNEGEEEENALPGTDFLSVADVVQEELSVLGEEAVELDGCPSPPAFQYQGPVFPPQAYSALLAQDKASVPDTGQRRDPLESRLVEWVEQQVMSRMILEMYPPPPCDPTQDVSTDQSESEEQSVTSDIVAAAGGGALQQFIDSNKCVDLALIRQLVNEVLTDIVASMLGQRDAPEQQPEPGLEPSEPAANQEDDPLPLVPTPIPTPPPSLTGSIAQTTPPTTPPPSEPTSLLNEECPQPIRAAELVTTPTPSLDPAPPTQSPPALHQAPSPLTWGDVELPLDEERPEEDEDPHHRQPLVMTVAEQDPPLSSPVPPPPLSLPSVPPLSPPPPPEPDSSPSSSSDDAVLKHVSEGEMLIRVNQQATMTEDDLVSVLSSSLQELQDMDYDPPSEGQVRGRNILQTLLNKMEQGERPQPEGSWGRQEEEEEEEEQSVGEVRDDWTTHPTTCSQSTEAWRGQTSSPGWISPSEDPVCVCVCVCVAPH
- the kiaa0586 gene encoding protein TALPID3 isoform X4 → MFRQSAHCSPSPRDPDRSSCSSDTGDVLIRSTRILLLDPDCRPGAGPGPVQITVQEQRPQPGQNPDTGAPPRAATDDQPDRRTGRTNESREASGSHPTAETSPDRKLYDRPPGHDLLTSRFSAGGRGIVLAALKQRCHSAPCRREVRVRLLDSGPLQTGYLGAPGPGSSFQHAAGVEGVQMEAGLSFGCLGDATYATAAAIAAAAPLIKAQSDVEAQVCRLADGVQKLLQADREGGERGRSLSQQTLQQLETLHGRQLQLQSQLLESALKIVTGHAPATSTASDLTTSDQPARLQVTDLDTAAHALGNQQPSSSATRAAAALATSPVSIATPSRDRPEQTRSDFCHQAAPSVTTATQPPDERHMPPSANHGQVVARKASEVLKEMERLKTEMKTLLTQPEDSLKTTRPPPDHHQSQDLRQNQQNQSRSQHSKSHQIQVQLPRSDQTQTQPNYFQYQQNQSRKTLSHQSLSQQTQQNQNQLQSKSVSVQRGPAVPSILEEAGQVLRRVRRQKKVLEENLEAQLRVKTGEVLHCQLDALAANGDWTEAVRIKKTVDAWISTLSKDVQAETSSEAPAGSSAPSGTGRPVKMLRETGSKMTAGRGGRGQRAEQRAVQGAEPGRVPGVLTDSEQMGESYQMHLYGRAPYEGLRRTLKKSPYLRLRSPAAPLSRRPRPRLVESIRGVKVKSCKTQTSLTPPLSPSPGRPQRPLIFSSSRMMSGDPGDLTVTPAVTYPVPIAILLGRRMVYSSSRLLAEPRQEVTSPPTPPYVFTAAAEVDGSDDRSSQREGQQDSVEAPPPCPPSHIVIEMKSNEGEEEENALPGTDFLSVADVVQEELSVLGEEAVELDGCPSPPAFQYQGPVFPPQAYSALLAQDKASVPDTGQRRDPLESRLVEWVEQQVMSRMILEMYPPPPCDPTQDVSTDQSESEEQSVTSDIVAAAGGGALQQFIDSNKCVDLALIRQLVNEVLTDIVASMLGQRDAPEQQPEPGLEPSEPAANQEDDPLPLVPTPIPTPPPSLTGSIAQTTPPTTPPPSEPTSLLNEECPQPIRAAELVTTPTPSLDPAPPTQSPPALHQAPSPLTWGDVELPLDEERPEEDEDPHHRQPLVMTVAEQDPPLSSPVPPPPLSLPSVPPLSPPPPPEPDSSPSSSSDDAVLKHVSEGEMLIRVNQQATMTEDDLVSVLSSSLQELQDMDYDPPSEGQVRGRNILQTLLNKMEQGERPQPEGSWGRQEEEEEEEEQSVGEVRDDWTTHPTTCSQSTEAWRGQTSSPGWISPSEGDTDSGLVETVWARPGVSL
- the kiaa0586 gene encoding protein TALPID3 isoform X1; the protein is MFRQSAHCSPSPRDPDRSSCSSDTGDVLIRSTRILLLDPDCRPGAGPGPVQITVQEQRPQPGQNPDTGAPPRAATDDQPDRRTGRTNESREASGSHPTAETSPDRKLYDRPPGHDLLTSRFSAGGRGIVLAALKQRCHSAPCRREVRVRLLDSGPLQTGYLGAPGPGSSFQHAAGVEGVQMEAGLSFGCLGDATYATAAAIAAAAPLIKAQSDVEAQVCRLADGVQKLLQADREGGERGRSLSQQTLQQLETLHGRQLQLQSQLLESALKIVTGHAPATSTASDLTTSDQPARLQVTDLDTAAHALGNQQPSSSATRAAAALATSPVSIATPSRDRPEQTRSDFCHQAAPSVTTATQPPDERHMPPSANHGQVVARKASEVLKEMERLKTEMKTLLTQPEDSLKTTRPPPDHHQSQDLRQNQQNQSRSQHSKSHQIQVQLPRSDQTQTQPNYFQYQQNQSRKTLSHQSLSQQTQQNQNQLQSKSVSVQRGPAVPSILEEAGQVLRRVRRQKKVLEENLEAQLRVKTGEVLHCQLDALAANGDWTEAVRIKKTVDAWISTLSKDVQAETSSEAPAGSSAPSGTGRPVKMLRETGSKMTAGRGGRGQRAEQRAVQGAEPGRVPGVLTDSEQMGESYQMHLYGRAPYEGLRRTLKKSPYLRLRSPAAPLSRRPRPRLVESIRGVKVKSCKTQTSLTPPLSPSPGRPQRPLIFSSSRMMSGDPGDLTVTPAVTYPVPIAILLGRRMVYSSSRLLAEPRQEVTSPPTPPYVFTAAAEVDGSDDRSSQREGQQDSVEAPPPCPPSHIVIEMKSNEGEEEENALPGTDFLSVADVVQEELSVLGEEAVELDGCPSPPAFQYQGPVFPPQAYSALLAQDKASVPDTGQRRDPLESRLVEWVEQQVMSRMILEMYPPPPCDPTQDVSTDQSESEEQSVTSDIVAAAGGGALQQFIDSNKCVDLALIRQLVNEVLTDIVASMLGQRDAPEQQPEPGLEPSEPAANQEDDPLPLVPTPIPTPPPSLTGSIAQTTPPTTPPPSEPTSLLNEECPQPIRAAELVTTPTPSLDPAPPTQSPPALHQAPSPLTWGDVELPLDEERPEEDEDPHHRQPLVMTVAEQDPPLSSPVPPPPLSLPSVPPLSPPPPPEPDSSPSSSSDDAVLKHVSEGEMLIRVNQQATMTEDDLVSVLSSSLQELQDMDYDPPSEGQVRGRNILQTLLNKMEQGERPQPEGSWGRQEEEEEEEEQSVGEVRDDWTTHPTTCSQSTEAWRGQTSSPGWISPSEVCCDDVTVPAAGQEEGGARRTDVRSSLGQSGGGGDDGGG
- the kiaa0586 gene encoding protein TALPID3 isoform X2; the protein is MFRQSAHCSPSPRDPDRSSCSSDTGDVLIRSTRILLLDPDCRPGAGPGPVQITVQEQRPQPGQNPDTGAPPRAATDDQPDRRTGRTNESREASGSHPTAETSPDRKLYDRPPGHDLLTSRFSAGGRGIVLAALKQRCHSAPCRREVRVRLLDSGPLQTGYLGAPGPGSSFQHAAGVEGVQMEAGLSFGCLGDATYATAAAIAAAAPLIKAQSDVEAQVCRLADGVQKLLQADREGGERGRSLSQQTLQQLETLHGRQLQLQSQLLESALKIVTGHAPATSTASDLTTSDQPARLQVTDLDTAAHALGNQQPSSSATRAAAALATSPVSIATPSRDRPEQTRSDFCHQAAPSVTTATQPPDERHMPPSANHGQVVARKASEVLKEMERLKTEMKTLLTPEDSLKTTRPPPDHHQSQDLRQNQQNQSRSQHSKSHQIQVQLPRSDQTQTQPNYFQYQQNQSRKTLSHQSLSQQTQQNQNQLQSKSVSVQRGPAVPSILEEAGQVLRRVRRQKKVLEENLEAQLRVKTGEVLHCQLDALAANGDWTEAVRIKKTVDAWISTLSKDVQAETSSEAPAGSSAPSGTGRPVKMLRETGSKMTAGRGGRGQRAEQRAVQGAEPGRVPGVLTDSEQMGESYQMHLYGRAPYEGLRRTLKKSPYLRLRSPAAPLSRRPRPRLVESIRGVKVKSCKTQTSLTPPLSPSPGRPQRPLIFSSSRMMSGDPGDLTVTPAVTYPVPIAILLGRRMVYSSSRLLAEPRQEVTSPPTPPYVFTAAAEVDGSDDRSSQREGQQDSVEAPPPCPPSHIVIEMKSNEGEEEENALPGTDFLSVADVVQEELSVLGEEAVELDGCPSPPAFQYQGPVFPPQAYSALLAQDKASVPDTGQRRDPLESRLVEWVEQQVMSRMILEMYPPPPCDPTQDVSTDQSESEEQSVTSDIVAAAGGGALQQFIDSNKCVDLALIRQLVNEVLTDIVASMLGQRDAPEQQPEPGLEPSEPAANQEDDPLPLVPTPIPTPPPSLTGSIAQTTPPTTPPPSEPTSLLNEECPQPIRAAELVTTPTPSLDPAPPTQSPPALHQAPSPLTWGDVELPLDEERPEEDEDPHHRQPLVMTVAEQDPPLSSPVPPPPLSLPSVPPLSPPPPPEPDSSPSSSSDDAVLKHVSEGEMLIRVNQQATMTEDDLVSVLSSSLQELQDMDYDPPSEGQVRGRNILQTLLNKMEQGERPQPEGSWGRQEEEEEEEEQSVGEVRDDWTTHPTTCSQSTEAWRGQTSSPGWISPSEVCCDDVTVPAAGQEEGGARRTDVRSSLGQSGGGGDDGGG
- the kiaa0586 gene encoding protein TALPID3 isoform X3 → MFRQSAHCSPSPRDPDRSSCSSDTGDVLIRSTRILLLDPDCRPGAGPGPVQITVQEQRPQPGQNPDTGAPPRAATDDQPDRRTGRTNESREASGSHPTAETSPDRKLYDRPPGHDLLTSRFSAGGRGIVLAALKQRCHSAPCRREVRVRLLDSGPLQTGYLGAPGPGSSFQHAAGVEGVQMEAGLSFGCLGDATYATAAAIAAAAPLIKAQSDVEAQVCRLADGVQKLLQADREGGERGRSLSQQTLQQLETLHGRQLQLQSQLLESALKIVTGHAPATSTASDLTTSDQPARLQVTDLDTAAHALGNQQPSSSATRAAAALATSPVSIATPSRDRPEQTRSDFCHQAAPSVTTATQPPDERHMPPSANHGQVVARKASEVLKEMERLKTEMKTLLTQPEDSLKTTRPPPDHHQSQDLRQNQQNQSRSQHSKSHQIQVQLPRSDQTQTQPNYFQYQQNQSRKTLSHQSLSQQTQQNQNQLQSKSVSVQRGPAVPSILEEAGQVLRRVRRQKKVLEENLEAQLRVKTGEVLHCQLDALAANGDWTEAVRIKKTVDAWISTLSKDVQAETSSEAPAGSSAPSGTGRPVKMLRETGSKMTAGRGGRGQRAEQRAVQGAEPGRVPGVLTDSEQMGESYQMHLYGRAPYEGLRRTLKKSPYLRLRSPAAPLSRRPRPRLVESIRGVKVKSCKTQTSLTPPLSPSPGRPQRPLIFSSSRMMSGDPGDLTVTPAVTYPVPIAILLGRRMVYSSSRLLAEPRQEVTSPPTPPYVFTAAAEVDGSDDRSSQREGQQDSVEAPPPCPPSHIVIEMKSNEGEEEENALPGTDFLSVADVVQEELSVLGEEAVELDGCPSPPAFQYQGPVFPPQAYSALLAQDKASVPDTGQRRDPLESRLVEWVEQQVMSRMILEMYPPPPCDPTQDVSTDQSESEEQSVTSDIVAAAGGGALQQFIDSNKCVDLALIRQLVNEVLTDIVASMLGQRDAPEQQPEPGLEPSEPAANQEDDPLPLVPTPIPTPPPSLTGSIAQTTPPTTPPPSEPTSLLNEECPQPIRAAELVTTPTPSLDPAPPTQSPPALHQAPSPLTWGDVELPLDEERPEEDEDPHHRQPLVMTVAEQDPPLSSPVPPPPLSLPSVPPLSPPPPPEPDSSPSSSSDDAVLKHVSEGEMLIRVNQQATMTEDDLVSVLSSSLQELQDMDYDPPSEGQVRGRNILQTLLNKMEQGERPQPEGSWGRQEEEEEEEEQSVGEVRDDWTTHPTTCSQSTEAWRGQTSSPGWISPSEAGQEEGGARRTDVRSSLGQSGGGGDDGGG
- the kiaa0586 gene encoding protein TALPID3 isoform X6; the encoded protein is MFRQSAHCSPSPRDPDRSSCSSDTGDVLIRSTRILLLDPDCRPGAGPGPVQITVQEQRPQPGQNPDTGAPPRAATDDQPDRRTGRTNESREASGSHPTAETSPDRKLYDRPPGHDLLTSRFSAGGRGIVLAALKQRCHSAPCRREVRVRLLDSGPLQTGYLGAPGPGSSFQHAAGVEGVQMEAGLSFGCLGDATYATAAAIAAAAPLIKAQSDVEAQVCRLADGVQKLLQADREGGERGRSLSQQTLQQLETLHGRQLQLQSQLLESALKIVTGHAPATSTASDLTTSDQPARLQVTDLDTAAHALGNQQPSSSATRAAAALATSPVSIATPSRDRPEQTRSDFCHQAAPSVTTATQPPDERHMPPSANHGQVVARKASEVLKEMERLKTEMKTLLTQPEDSLKTTRPPPDHHQSQDLRQNQQNQSRSQHSKSHQIQVQLPRSDQTQTQPNYFQYQQNQSRKTLSHQSLSQQTQQNQNQLQSKSVSVQRGPAVPSILEEAGQVLRRVRRQKKVLEENLEAQLRVKTGEVLHCQLDALAANGDWTEAVRIKKTVDAWISTLSKDVQAETSSEAPAGSSAPSGTGRPVKMLRETGSKMTAGRGGRGQRAEQRAVQGAEPGRVPGVLTDSEQMGESYQMHLYGRAPYEGLRRTLKKSPYLRLRSPAAPLSRRPRPRLVESIRGVKVKSCKTQTSLTPPLSPSPGRPQRPLIFSSSRMMSGDPGDLTVTPAVTYPVPIAILLGRRMVYSSSRLLAEPRQEVTSPPTPPYVFTAAAEVDGSDDRSSQREGQQDSVEAPPPCPPSHIVIEMKSNEGEEEENALPGTDFLSVADVVQEELSVLGEEAVELDGCPSPPAFQYQGPVFPPQAYSALLAQDKASVPDTGQRRDPLESRLVEWVEQQVMSRMILEMYPPPPCDPTQDVSTDQSESEEQSVTSDIVAAAGGGALQQFIDSNKCVDLALIRQLVNEVLTDIVASMLGQRDAPEQQPEPGLEPSEPAANQEDDPLPLVPTPIPTPPPSLTGSIAQTTPPTTPPPSEPTSLLNEECPQPIRAAELVTTPTPSLDPAPPTQSPPALHQAPSPLTWGDVELPLDEERPEEDEDPHHRQPLVMTVAEQDPPLSSPVPPPPLSLPSVPPLSPPPPPEPDSSPSSSSDDAVLKHVSEGEMLIRVNQQATMTEDDLVSVLSSSLQELQDMDYDPPSEGQVRGRNILQTLLNKMEQGERPQPEGSWGRQEEEEEEEEQSVGEVRDDWTTHPTTCSQSTEAWRGQTSSPGWISPSEE